The Solanum lycopersicum chromosome 8, SLM_r2.1 DNA segment aggaaaatttggaTGTATTTGCCACATgttaaagaaagaaaggaatcTAAGTGCCAAATATTGAAACCATTAGGGGTGTAATTGAAAATTGTGCAACAAAAAATACCAAAAgccatttcttttttctatataaacaACTGTTCTCAGTTCAAAGCAAAAACTCTTTCACTTCTCAGAATCGGAAAAAAAAATCGGAAGCTTTGTAGGAGGATCTCTCAGGTaaattcatcatcttcttcGATCAGTTCTGATTATTTTTTGATGTTTAgttgttaatttttttgaattttttgttgttgattttttctctctctagggATTTAGTCGGCGATGGCGTCCAAGCGGATTCTGAAAGAGCTCAAGGATCTGCAGAAAGATCCTCCTACTTCTTGCAGTGCTGGTGAGTTTCTAGAACCTTCCtgaactactttttttttttcaaaaatacttgATATAGCTCGTGTTTCTTCATTTTGCTTGTGAGTTGTGAAGTTAGTTGTTTTTTGCTTAGATTTAGCATTTTAGCATCTCGATGATGTGATCGCACGttttttgtgttaaaatttCTAGGAACTTCGTTTGTTTGGGTTAAAGGTTTCTAGAAACTTCCTGTTCTTAGTTTGAAGTTTTGTTTTATCTTCATGTGATATATAGCTTGTGTTTTTTCATGCGAAGTTAGTTGATTTTTGCTTAGCTTTGTTATGAGCAGCTTTACGAAGTGATGCGGAATTTTCATCTGCTAAGTGTTATTTCCTTTTGGATTTTTGCGGTATGGGTGAGAAATAGTCAAATTCTGTGGGTTGTTCTGCATGATTTCGATTGGGCTGAAAATGAGAGAGTTTAGGTTACAAGGTGTCTAGATGAACAGGTTAGGAACTGAAGTTAAACTTGAAATCAGCTTGTTTTTAATTGTGGAACTTGGTGGATGATGGGAAGCCTCGGGCAGTTTCTACCCTTTTCCACTTAGAACGTGTTTGGCATGAAGGAAAATgattttctggaaaaaaaatcagcaaaataaGTAAGTTTTACTTGTATTCTTGTGTGCGATACATaagcaaaataatattattcgaaaaatatttgtatataaatagGAGGTGGAGGTGAGGTTTTGGGGATGGGGGCTACAAAAGGGGAGGTGAAGATGAGTTGTGTAGGTGGGCAGGGAGGTCACAATCAATGTGGAATGCCACCTGTGGTACTGGTTTTTCCTTATTTCAGTCTTTCGctagggaagtcattttcctcaaTTTAGGAACTTGTATTCCtagaaaatgattttaaaatagtttgaccaaccaaatatggaaaaattggaaaacattatGTTTTtctccataccaaacacacccttgaTCATCAGATCAGCTTAGAAGAATCAAAGTACTGATGTGGGCCTACCAATGATCCCAACCTATGCTATTTGGACTAAAGCTGGGCCCTTAATTACCAATCTTCAGTTCAAAGGGGATGTAATTGTGGTATTTTGACCTGGGTTTTTGTTGCTGATTATCATAAGATTGAGAAAATAGGTAGAGTGAATTATGATGCAAGCTTGTGACTGTGGATAGTTAAGGGTTGAAGTTATATGATATGGTTAGAGGTGGATCCAGGTTTTTAAACTTTTGGGTTCCTACATTGATCTCAAGTTATATGATCTTTTGGTGTTTGAATTAGTTCTTTATCCAAAAAAACTATAGtccttgaaaatttttgtttagtaGAAAGATTAGGAAGAGTTGGAACAGAAACATATATTTTGGTTTGGTGAAGGCTAAGAATTTGACGAGACAAGATTCTAAAACTTGGAAATGACCCTTATAGTTAGAAATGCCTACCTCTTCCCAAGCTTACCATCTCCTTGCTCATGCTTGAGACTTGTTTGTAGTCTGCATCTCCAAAGTGGATCTCTGATTCTGTGTGCTTTTATCTATGTGCCGTTTTTTTAGGCAAGCAAATGTAAATGTCACTGTATTAAGCCTAAATCCCCAAATATTATGCGAAAAATTGCCTGAGGTCTGCATTTGGAGATTTCTGATTGTTATGTTCTTGCCTCCTATTGTTTAATATTAGGTCCAGTTGGCGAAGATATGTTTCACTGGCAAGCAACAATCATGGGTCCACCTGACAGTCCCTATGCCGGTGGACTGTTTCTCATTACCATTCATTTTCCACCTGATTATCCATTTAAGCCACCCAAGGTATTTTACCCAGCATGAATTGTACACAATTTTTAATGACTTGCTTGATAGGTTTCCTACTTATGGTAAATTGTGCAGAGATTCTCTTGCAGACACAGAGGTGCAATCATtttcttggcttgtaatgtCGCGATATCTTTGTgtaaacaaatatatttgttcattattaaattttacTAGTAGGGAGAGAACTGcttttcaaaacataaaaaagggtAGCTGGGTCGTTTGGAGAATGTTGTGTTCTATGATGTGTTGTAGTTCTTATTCTTCCTTGACACACTTTTTCCTGGACAAAATCCATGACTAATACAAGATAATTGTGCAGGTTGCTTTTAGGACAAAGGTTTTCCACCCGAACATCAACAGCAATGGTAGCATTTGCCTTGACATTCTGAAGGAGCAGTGGAGCCCAGCTCTTACAATCTCCAAGGTGAGGTTCATTTGTATTCTTTCTCATGCTGAAATTTGTCTTctgatttttcttcttatttacgTCCCCCAAGTGTTCTCAGGTCTAAAACCATCCCTGTTTGGATAGAGTGCTCACATTAGTTATCAACTGTATATCGATGATCGACTATGTGGACTTTAACGCATTAATTATCTAGTTCTAGTTCTCGTTCAAGGTTAACATAAGTGATTCAAACATGAGAGATTAAAATATATTCACCTAATACACTGCTTGTATAGTTTTTATGGAACATCTTCGATATTTTGAGATTGAAGTTGTGTGAGAACCAGTACCTTAGTCTTTCCCTTTCCTAATTCTGACAAAAGAATGACTACCTCATTCCTAATGAAGATCTTTTATCAGTTAAAAATAGATACTGCTCCTTGTTTCATAATATCTTTTAAAGATAATCGATTGATCAAAGTCCGTCCCTTGCAGGTGTTGCTGTCCATCTGTTCTCTGCTAACAGACCCTAATCCTGATGACCCTTTGGTGCCGGAGATTGCTCATATGTACAAGACTGATCGAAACAAGTATGAAACAACTGCTCGAAGCTGGACCCAAAAGTACGCCATGGGTTAGTTGCTGTTGCAATGCATCTGTAGAGGGGGTCTCCTTTCCCTCTGTGTTTTTGGGCATTATCAGTAATGTGTTTAGATATGAAGTGTTTTTTATGGCTTAATCAGTTTCAAGGGGAACAGTTGTGTTTTTGTCTCTTGAAACACAAATCTTTGCCTTTTGTTTTGTAAAATCCAACGGTTATGCTACTCTTATGGATAGGTCAAAATTAAGCAGTTTGACCATTTTGTATGTGTATGAAAATGTTTCCTTAAAATATGAATGGTTTCTTACATTTTATTTAGTGTTGGGTAAGcaagtaaaaaaatatcaaagagTATTTATATGTGGGGAATGGGGTGGCATGGTTAAGGGATTTGGGGGTATTGGGTGAGTGAATAAAGAATAAGGAACTTGAAATGTACCAATGGAATTTGTTTTTCTCATCTTTATTTTGgaaatcattcttttttctaaagaacatgtttttaagaatattttggCCAACTAAACAAGATGGAATATGAAATgcaattatcaaaattataattataaagtctTACTATATCTATTATGTgtgttatttttgaaatttttctcttGAAAATTTACAAGTGAGACAATATCATGAAGGGCCTAATTGCAAGCCCAAGCATCTCTTATGGGTCAGCCCATCTCAAttgtaaaatgaaagaaatcatTTCCTCTCCTTTATTTGTTAACTTCTTTATCCAAACTTTGTATCATTTGAACATATCTAGATGATCTCAATTGGTGATCATGGCCTAGGGTAGAAATGTGTATAGTCAATTGCTCTTAGGAGTACTTACCTAAGTGGTTTGAGCTTTGGTTATAGTTTGTGACAATAAGGGCTAGTGTTAGTGTGGACATTGGACCATGACTTTTCAAAGAAGAATATTTGAAGTACAAATAAACTATATGTTTTCATGAATAATTTGTctggaaaattttgaaaaaaactcaaaaatccaaaaaggttcaaaataactcaaagtttaaaaattcgaatttcattgatttgattaaatcgatacaaataatttgatttgatttctaAACAATTCGAATAGCTTGTGACAATAAGGGATAGTGTTAGTATGGACCATgacttttcaaagtaaaatatATCTTAGCGGCGGCTAAAGAAGGTAACTTCTAGATTTCTCTCAAAACTTTCAAGTGTtttgcattaaaaaaattttaaaaaataatagcattgccaaaaaattataaaattaaatgtgtaatattaaaatttaaaactagtattccctctgtctcaatttatatgcaccttttatgttttgagagttaaacaatttaagtttgattgaaaatttgcgcattaattcttcaattttttgaaataaaatttacatatttgtaaactacgtaaaaagtactatgagtcacaataattgataattctaaATGTTTAAAAGATCTATGTAAAATTTATGGTAAAAAATAGACTTGTTTAACTCTTGAACTCCGAAAGgtgacatataaaataaaacagacGTATAGTATTATATATGTTGGAcctataacttttaaaatttaaaggtttaatgttaaaaacataaaGATTAAATCGATCAAATTATATCTTAGATACATTTTTGATAATAATGCACTTAACCTTTCGAAAATTCTGAATATGCCTCTAATTATCCAATTGATTGAGCTCATGTCATTGTTGTGTTAGTATAGACACTAACTtccttaaaatagaaaaatacacTTCAGGGCGCTTATATAAGGTAACTTATCAATTCACACAAAAGTCCCAAaccaataattaatataatacttTTGGATCAATAATATACTTTTACTTTCCTCTTCATTTCCATTAGTATTGCTTTGTTTTTATCAACcaaatataattaatgaaatatagaAGAGCAtcgaagaaaatatattttgcatAAATGCATTTGAAGTTATCTGCAAAAGTAGTTTTATATTTAATGCACACTAGAGAGTTATGAAAACTAAAAGAATTAGGTATTGCTCTACCATACTCATTTATGagcaatataatatatatacaaatcaaTGAATTGAACTAATTCCAAAGCAAAATATATAGTACTTATAACATCACGACTTTACCACTACTAGCTTTTctattctttgtttttttttattgaaatcgTAAATTTAGTCTGAATTTGAAAAAGtctataatatcttttttattttaaaataaacaatcttttttccattttttagctaaaaaataaatgttcaaaaagataaaatatcatTCTGATCGAATTCTAGATAAATTTTTTGGCCGACagaatttctctttttatatttattaaaaaatacatattatattGATCTCGTTTTGTATATGCAATCAGAATCTCAAAGTAGAAAAGGTTAGTAGGATTTAATATCtcttatttattgtatttgCCATATTCAAAACCTCAATAATGATAAAACCCAACATTCATGTCAACTTAAATGCAATAAATCCCAACACCAGAGTTTCTCCCTTATGGTTAGTTAAGatcaataataattcataaatacATCAAAAGAGACGGGGAAAAAATACGCCCTtcgttttatattatttgatccttaTTGACTTGACACgcttaaaaaaaacttttagatGTGCTTTTCTTATACAATTATAATCTTCTTAATAATGTTTTGAACTTTTAATTTCACTACTACTACTCTACATAATTATCTAATATTAAATGTGGTaccaaaaaaatactaaaaaatctCTTTTGATTTTCTTAGATGAACGAGTAAGTTGATATACgagttaaaataaaatgaaacggaAGAAGTACTATTTATCTAAATTTGATTGgcaaagtaaaaatataatgtaatgaGATTCATACGAGTCtatttgtttattataattTCTCAACGAAGAACGTTCAGTTAAAACCTTGAGAAAATATAGCTCTATATCTCTAGATCGAAGACCAAATACTTGGTAGAATATTTGAGAAGCAGGTTGACTCGAACATGCAAGCTGACTCAAACATTGTTACCAATGGCAAAATCAAATGTAGTTTAGGGGTGTCGACCGATGACATCtgcaaaattttatttctttatattttgatatttcttaaataaaattctaACTCCACCGGTGATCATTAGGAAGTTCAATATTTGGAGAGAATTAAACTCAGAAATAAGTTCAATGCACCAAAAGATAGAATCTTGGTTCTTACTACTTCAATACGcactatataaaaatatggaaataaatATAGGTTTGCTGTATATTTATGAACCAAAAAAACATTACTATAAAGATCACcaattctatttatatataatttgcaGTAAATATAGAATTAATGACAGCGGAAAATACGGAGtcaaaattcaaagaatttaattataatttaaataaattggaTTTCTTTAATCTTTCCCATAAAAAGAAAGTGGAATTAAAGCAAATAAAGAGCTGTTTGTatcttcttttaattatttgctTTATGTGTATGGGACACTGTGACCCTTGTCTTTTATTGTGGAATTTTATTCAACCTTTTCCCATCATTAAttaaaatcctttttt contains these protein-coding regions:
- the LOC101265051 gene encoding ubiquitin-conjugating enzyme E2 10, with product MASKRILKELKDLQKDPPTSCSAGPVGEDMFHWQATIMGPPDSPYAGGLFLITIHFPPDYPFKPPKVAFRTKVFHPNINSNGSICLDILKEQWSPALTISKVLLSICSLLTDPNPDDPLVPEIAHMYKTDRNKYETTARSWTQKYAMG